The Nycticebus coucang isolate mNycCou1 chromosome 5, mNycCou1.pri, whole genome shotgun sequence genome window below encodes:
- the S1PR1 gene encoding sphingosine 1-phosphate receptor 1 — MGSTSIPLVKALRSSVSDYVNYDIIVRHYNYTGKLNISADKENGIKPTSVVFILICCFIILENIFVLLTIWKTKKFHRPMYYFIGNLALSDLLAGVAYTANLLLSGATTYRLTPAQWFLREGSMFVALSASVFSLLAIAIERYITMLKMKLHNGSNSFRSFLLISACWVISLVLGGLPIMGWNCLSALPSCSTVLPLYHKHYILFCTTVFTLLLLSIVILYCRIYSLVRTRSRRLTFRKNISKASRSSEKSLALLKTVIIVLSVFIACWAPLFILLLLDVGCKVKTCEILFRTEYFLVLAVLNSGTNPIIYTLTNKEMRRAFIRMVSCCKCPSRDSAGKFKRPIIAGMEFSRSKSDNSSHPQKDDGENPETIMSSGNVNSSS; from the coding sequence ATGGGGTCCACCAGCATCCCGCTGGTCAAGGCCCTCCGCAGCTCTGTCTCCGATTATGTCAACTACGATATCATCGTCCGGCATTACAACTACACCGGGAAGCTGAACATCAGCGCGGACAAGGAGAACGGCATTAAGCCGACCTCCGTGGTGTTCATTCTCATCTGCTGCTTCATCATCCTGGAGAACATCTTTGTCTTGCTGACCATTTGGAAAACCAAGAAGTTCCACCGACCCATGTACTATTTTATTGGCAACCTGGCCCTGTCAGACCTGCTGGCAGGAGTGGCCTACACCGCCAACCTGCTCTTGTCCGGGGCCACCACCTACAGGCTCACGCCCGCCCAGTGGTTCCTGCGGGAAGGGAGCATGTTCGTGGCGCTGTCTGCGTCGGTGTTCAGCCTCCTGGCCATCGCCATCGAGCGCTACATCACCATGCTCAAGATGAAGCTGCACAACGGCAGCAACAGCTTCCGCTCCTTCCTGCTCATCAGCGCCTGCTGGGTCATCTCGCTGGTGCTGGGCGGCCTGCCCATCATGGGCTGGAACTGCCTCAGCGCGCTGCCCAGCTGCTCCACGGTGCTGCCGCTCTACCACAAGCACTACATCCTCTTCTGCACCACCGTCTTCACCCTGCTCCTGCTTTCCATCGTCATCCTCTACTGCAGGATCTACTCTTTGGTCAGGACTCGCAGCCGCCGTCTGACCTTCCGCAAGAACATTTCCAAGGCCAGCCGCAGCTCGGAGAAGTCGCTGGCGCTGCTCAAGACGGTGATCATCGTCCTGAGCGTCTTCATCGCCTGCTGGGCGCCCCTCTTCATCCTGCTGCTGCTGGACGTGGGGTGCAAGGTCAAGACCTGCGAGATCCTCTTCCGGACCGAGTACTTCCTGGTGCTGGCGGTGCTCAACTCGGGCACCAACCCCATCATCTACACCCTGACCAACAAGGAGATGCGCCGGGCCTTCATCCGGATGGTGTCCTGCTGCAAGTGCCCCAGCAGGGACTCCGCCGGCAAATTCAAGAGACCCATCATCGCTGGCATGGAGTTCAGCCGCAGTAAATCCGACAACTCATCCCACCCCCAGAAGGACGATGGGGAGAACCCAGAGACCATCATGTCTTCCGGAAACGTCAACTCTTCTTCCTAA